One window of Candidatus Regiella endosymbiont of Tuberolachnus salignus genomic DNA carries:
- the ddp1 gene encoding DNA distortion polypeptide 1 produces the protein MSKGQRKIQIRITDDDFLTLEKKSTSLGLKPASLLKKIAVSIINGNAVSDKIKPYYSTCYNKKLSTKLNDELSEALKKEAAKNGWSLSKEMRFRLASSLVDDPSFYPDEVKELRAARNAIDVLGRNLHYIIVQKQMLTINDKNFHDDVKRLTLLIEQLKNSLEDLTTFSINRKNFRSRGKVDGDKER, from the coding sequence GTGAGTAAAGGACAAAGAAAAATTCAAATAAGAATCACAGATGATGATTTTCTAACACTGGAAAAAAAATCAACCTCTTTAGGATTAAAACCCGCTTCTTTATTGAAAAAGATAGCGGTATCTATTATTAACGGCAATGCCGTATCCGATAAGATAAAACCGTATTATTCTACCTGTTACAATAAAAAATTGAGTACAAAATTAAATGATGAACTGAGTGAAGCGCTAAAAAAAGAAGCAGCAAAAAATGGTTGGTCTTTATCTAAAGAAATGCGGTTTCGTCTCGCTTCTTCTTTGGTGGATGACCCCTCATTTTATCCCGATGAAGTGAAGGAGCTTAGAGCAGCCAGAAATGCCATTGATGTGTTAGGGCGAAACTTACATTATATTATTGTACAAAAACAAATGTTAACCATCAATGATAAGAATTTTCATGATGATGTAAAACGTCTTACTTTACTGATTGAACAGTTAAAAAATAGCCTTGAAGACCTGACAACATTTAGTATCAATCGTAAAAATTTTAGATCGAGAGGGAAGGTGGATGGAGATAAAGAAAGATAA
- a CDS encoding helix-turn-helix domain-containing protein, which yields MTTATMKHNMHLDTIINAFSKVAKSIPLLSGGHSEAEYKKALELIEYLVDQNDLENPLFEPLTAKITEYENTAPKFKEFNCLLENVSDGSIAVLRTIMDQYSLKAADLESELGSKSNVSNILNGRRALTVHHIKALSERFHVPAEMFIG from the coding sequence ATGACTACAGCAACGATGAAGCATAATATGCACCTTGATACAATAATCAATGCTTTCTCGAAAGTGGCAAAATCTATCCCCTTACTTAGTGGCGGGCATAGCGAAGCTGAGTATAAAAAAGCTCTTGAGCTAATAGAATATCTAGTAGACCAAAACGATCTAGAGAACCCACTATTTGAGCCTCTTACCGCAAAAATAACCGAATATGAAAATACAGCACCAAAGTTTAAAGAATTTAATTGCCTGCTAGAAAATGTATCGGATGGTAGTATCGCGGTACTTCGAACCATTATGGATCAATATAGTTTGAAAGCCGCAGATCTTGAATCAGAATTGGGATCTAAATCTAATGTGAGCAATATACTGAATGGTCGCCGTGCTCTAACCGTCCATCACATTAAAGCATTGTCTGAACGTTTTCATGTTCCCGCCGAAATGTTCATTGGTTAA
- a CDS encoding type II toxin-antitoxin system HigB family toxin, with translation MHVISRQPFNEAAGKFPNCAIALADLLRSLEKGQFSSPDEMKKLIPSLDNFRYRNKWWVIDVSGNTLRLITYIDFRLRKIFVKHISTHAEYDKLTKYYREYKE, from the coding sequence TTGCACGTTATCAGCAGACAACCGTTTAATGAAGCCGCTGGAAAATTTCCAAATTGTGCTATAGCTCTTGCTGATTTGTTGAGATCTCTCGAAAAAGGACAATTCAGTAGTCCAGATGAAATGAAGAAGCTAATTCCGTCACTGGATAATTTCCGTTATCGTAATAAGTGGTGGGTAATTGATGTATCAGGTAATACATTAAGACTAATCACTTACATTGATTTTCGGTTACGCAAAATTTTTGTTAAACACATTTCCACTCATGCTGAATACGATAAACTGACAAAATATTATCGGGAGTACAAAGAATGA
- a CDS encoding replication initiator protein A: MREYKNKNVTVTVRPAVEIGIATIFDKDVWIYTISKLQEAINNNQPISRTVCFTPYDYFITTNREIGGRTYKELEKALDRLRGTSITTNIYHSQDKQESRGFGLIDSWRMVEEKKGKLDIGMVEVTLPNWLYQAVTNTKVLQISPDYFRIRKAIDRRLYEISRKHCGKQHEWVISLELLHLKTGSTASKAEFKRSIKNLVKTNELPDYEIAYEAEKDYVIFTNRNQDSEAAQKSKLREGGKKAIYGLKKKYGF; this comes from the coding sequence GTGAGAGAATACAAAAATAAAAATGTTACCGTAACGGTGCGGCCTGCTGTTGAAATTGGCATAGCGACCATTTTTGATAAAGATGTTTGGATTTACACGATTTCTAAATTGCAGGAAGCAATCAATAACAACCAGCCCATTAGCCGCACAGTCTGTTTCACCCCTTATGATTACTTTATTACGACAAATAGAGAGATAGGGGGACGAACCTATAAGGAGCTGGAAAAAGCTTTAGACAGACTGCGGGGTACATCTATCACAACCAATATTTACCATTCACAGGATAAACAGGAATCAAGGGGATTTGGTTTGATTGATAGTTGGCGAATGGTGGAAGAAAAAAAAGGTAAGTTGGATATAGGGATGGTTGAAGTGACGTTACCCAATTGGCTCTATCAGGCTGTCACCAACACCAAAGTGTTGCAAATCAGTCCAGACTATTTTCGCATTCGTAAAGCGATAGACCGCCGCCTGTATGAAATTTCTCGAAAACATTGCGGTAAACAGCATGAGTGGGTGATTTCGTTGGAATTGCTGCATTTAAAAACTGGGAGCACGGCAAGTAAAGCGGAGTTTAAACGATCAATAAAAAATTTAGTTAAAACTAATGAATTACCGGATTATGAAATAGCTTATGAAGCGGAAAAAGATTATGTGATTTTTACCAATCGTAATCAAGACAGTGAAGCGGCACAAAAATCAAAACTGCGGGAAGGAGGAAAAAAAGCGATTTATGGACTGAAAAAGAAATATGGTTTTTAA
- the mobP1 gene encoding MobP1 family relaxase, whose protein sequence is MEIKKDKEWRIRKDRSARASRSTLAYKFKQSKGTFSIQSKSSKAIRNYASKEVMVKITAGAKTARGIKNTIDYISRGSELTLQDDLGKDYQSKKDNAELYDYMTTKSDKLRLDGYELKLTHNMMFSSPKIASVSSDVMLDTVRKTLKEKYPDNRFFLAYHQDMKNPHVYAVLRIPDNQGERINIRKNDLREMRTHFAAKLQALGYDVKATHKQDFSLKNLIKSEPDNLRNRYEVVDFGKTNYQFDIKNKEVPFIKYRTLKSQKEVTIWGKELQQEMIRERIMKGSLIKIKKGGVTKVKVPIFSEEGSILGYKEAKKNQWKLENLEITGIDRNVIREKEEILFDTNRQSTQLNKKREFTKNKAVILKNAINQDEEKRRFGLGFSFGKR, encoded by the coding sequence ATGGAGATAAAGAAAGATAAGGAGTGGCGGATCAGGAAGGACAGAAGCGCCAGAGCCTCTAGGTCAACTCTTGCTTATAAATTTAAACAAAGTAAAGGAACATTCTCTATTCAGAGTAAATCAAGTAAAGCGATAAGGAATTATGCTAGTAAAGAAGTGATGGTGAAAATAACAGCAGGGGCGAAAACGGCAAGAGGGATAAAGAATACCATTGACTACATTAGTCGTGGATCGGAGTTGACCTTGCAAGATGATTTGGGTAAAGACTATCAAAGTAAGAAAGATAATGCTGAATTGTACGACTATATGACCACAAAATCAGATAAGCTGCGTCTCGATGGTTATGAGTTAAAATTAACTCATAACATGATGTTCTCGTCTCCTAAAATAGCGAGTGTTTCCAGTGATGTTATGCTTGATACTGTTAGAAAAACATTAAAGGAAAAATACCCGGATAATCGATTTTTTTTAGCGTATCATCAAGATATGAAAAATCCCCATGTTTATGCCGTATTACGGATCCCTGATAATCAGGGAGAAAGAATTAATATCAGAAAAAACGATTTGCGTGAAATGAGAACGCATTTTGCTGCGAAGTTACAAGCATTGGGGTATGACGTTAAAGCAACACATAAACAGGATTTTTCTTTGAAAAATTTAATTAAAAGTGAGCCTGATAACCTGAGAAACCGGTATGAGGTGGTTGATTTTGGGAAAACCAATTATCAATTTGATATCAAAAATAAAGAAGTGCCATTTATCAAGTATCGGACGTTGAAAAGTCAGAAAGAGGTCACTATTTGGGGTAAAGAGCTACAGCAAGAAATGATTCGTGAGCGCATTATGAAAGGAAGTTTGATTAAAATAAAAAAGGGAGGGGTCACTAAAGTAAAAGTCCCTATTTTTAGCGAGGAGGGTTCAATTTTAGGTTATAAGGAAGCGAAAAAAAATCAATGGAAATTAGAAAATTTAGAGATAACTGGTATTGATAGAAATGTTATACGGGAAAAAGAAGAGATACTTTTTGATACTAACCGTCAAAGCACGCAGCTAAACAAGAAGAGGGAATTTACGAAAAATAAGGCTGTTATTTTAAAGAATGCGATCAATCAGGATGAAGAAAAACGGCGATTTGGCTTAGGTTTTAGCTTTGGTAAGCGATGA